One window of Pseudomonas sp. FP198 genomic DNA carries:
- the znuB gene encoding zinc ABC transporter permease subunit ZnuB, which translates to MADFLVYALLAGLALALVAGPLGSFVVWRRMAYFGDTLSHAALLGVAMGFLLDVSPAIAVTVGCLLLAVVLVTLQQRQPLASDTLLGILAPSTLSLGLVVLSFMHDVRIDLMAYLFGDLLAISPMDLAWILGGSAAVLLLLVALWRPLLAVTVHEELARVEGLPVVGLRLALMLLIAVVIAVAMKIVGVLLITSLLIIPAAAAQRHARSPEQMALGASLLGMLAVCGGLALSWFKDTPAGPSIVVSAAALFLLSFVLPRRGV; encoded by the coding sequence ATGGCTGATTTTCTGGTGTACGCCCTGCTTGCAGGTTTGGCGCTGGCGCTGGTGGCCGGCCCCCTGGGCTCGTTCGTGGTCTGGCGGCGCATGGCCTATTTCGGCGACACCTTGTCCCACGCGGCGCTGCTCGGCGTGGCCATGGGGTTTCTGCTGGACGTCAGCCCCGCCATCGCGGTGACCGTGGGTTGCCTGCTGCTCGCGGTGGTGCTGGTGACCTTGCAACAGCGCCAGCCGCTGGCGTCCGACACCCTGCTGGGCATCCTGGCCCCCAGCACGCTGTCCCTCGGGCTGGTGGTGCTCAGCTTCATGCACGACGTGCGGATCGACTTGATGGCTTATCTGTTCGGCGATCTGCTGGCGATCAGTCCGATGGACCTGGCCTGGATCCTCGGCGGCAGCGCGGCGGTATTGCTGTTACTCGTGGCGCTGTGGCGTCCGTTGCTGGCGGTCACCGTCCATGAGGAGCTGGCGCGGGTCGAAGGTCTGCCCGTGGTGGGCCTGCGATTGGCGTTGATGCTGTTGATCGCGGTGGTGATCGCCGTGGCGATGAAAATCGTCGGTGTATTGCTGATTACTTCATTGCTGATCATTCCGGCGGCTGCGGCACAGCGTCACGCCCGCTCACCGGAGCAGATGGCCCTGGGCGCAAGCCTGCTGGGCATGCTCGCGGTGTGTGGCGGGCTGGCGTTGTCGTGGTTCAAGGACACTCCGGCCGGACCGTCGATCGTGGTCAGCGCGGCGGCGTTGTTTCTGCTGAGTTTTGTCCTGCCCCGTCGAGGGGTGTAG
- the znuC gene encoding zinc ABC transporter ATP-binding protein ZnuC, which translates to MSNALIRLEQVAVTFAGQSVLDNIHLSVEPGQIVTLIGPNGAGKTTLVRAVLGLLKPDSGSVWRKPRLRVGYMPQKLHVDPTLPLSVLRFLRLVPGVDRERALAALKEVGAEQVIDSPVQNVSGGEMQRVLLARALLREPELLVLDEPVQGVDVAGQAELYSLITRLRDRHGCGVLMVSHDLHLVMSTTDQVVCLNRHVCCSGHPEQVSGDPAFVELFGKNAQSLAIYHHHHDHSHDLHGSVVSAPSASNHVHGDGCKHG; encoded by the coding sequence ATGAGCAACGCGTTGATCCGCCTCGAACAGGTGGCCGTGACGTTCGCCGGGCAGAGCGTGCTGGACAACATTCACCTGAGTGTCGAGCCGGGGCAGATCGTCACCCTGATCGGCCCCAACGGCGCCGGCAAGACCACCCTGGTGCGCGCCGTGCTGGGCCTGCTCAAGCCGGACAGCGGCAGCGTCTGGCGCAAGCCCCGGCTGCGTGTCGGCTACATGCCGCAGAAACTCCACGTCGACCCGACCTTGCCGCTGTCCGTGCTGCGCTTTCTGCGCCTGGTGCCGGGCGTCGACCGCGAGCGAGCCTTGGCGGCGCTGAAGGAAGTCGGCGCCGAGCAAGTGATCGACAGCCCGGTGCAGAATGTGTCCGGCGGCGAGATGCAGCGTGTATTGCTGGCCCGCGCCCTGTTGCGCGAGCCCGAGCTGCTGGTGCTCGACGAGCCCGTGCAAGGCGTCGACGTGGCGGGGCAGGCCGAGCTTTACAGCTTGATCACCCGCCTGCGTGACCGCCACGGCTGCGGGGTGTTGATGGTGTCCCACGACCTTCACCTGGTGATGAGCACCACCGACCAGGTGGTCTGTCTCAACCGGCACGTCTGCTGCTCCGGGCATCCCGAGCAAGTCAGTGGTGATCCGGCCTTTGTCGAATTGTTCGGAAAAAACGCACAAAGCCTGGCGATTTATCACCACCATCATGACCATTCCCATGACCTGCACGGTTCGGTGGTCAGCGCTCCTTCTGCTTCCAATCATGTTCATGGAGACGGCTGCAAGCATGGCTGA